DNA from Etheostoma spectabile isolate EspeVRDwgs_2016 chromosome 23, UIUC_Espe_1.0, whole genome shotgun sequence:
ATGACCCGAGTGTATTGAACTGAGCAAGGGTGTGTTTTACAAGGGTGTGCTTTCAAATTTAACTTTCCATTTTTAAGAGGAAGAATGTGTTAAATCTTCTCTCAAACGTTAGTCtcactttcagttttttcacTTTCACGTTCAGTTTTTTGAAGTAGCCCACAGCTTTTTATTTGATCTTGTGATTTCTGTTTAAAGTTGATTCTGTGATGTCAGCGGTAGCCTACTAGCAGTGAGTGTGTAGCAGTGTTCCCTTGACTTGCCATGCATTGTGAATTGTTCAGACAAAGTGCCCCAAAGCCCTGCTCTAATACAAGCTGACTGTAGTGGGTGGATTGTGAGTGGGTCTGAGTGGAAATATGCATCAGTGGTGCTTGACCAGTAGCTGACTCACAGATAAAAACACTGCTGCATAACAGCTTGACCCTTTTCTTTCAAATGGAACTCATCCAGAAAccagaaaacaagaaaacagtCCACATACACGGACAAGTAGTATTGTAAACACCAAATGGTTATATTTAGAAATGAACACATAATTCAACAAGCAACAGATCATATTTACAATTTTACAAGAAAACAGTGAATTAGAAAACGTATCAGTGAACTGCTCAGTCAActcatttcaaaattaaaatacaaacatcaTTTCCAAgtatactttttaaaatactttttaaaaaacaacttgtaaAGCTGTTATTGCAGTGCAAATGTCCagtctattttctttttcatgagTAAGAATTCAGTTTTTGCCTGCTAAGCAACACCAACATGTTTTCATCTTGTGCTTTCATcactccatcatcatcatcatcatcatcatcagactCCCCAATTGTCATGGCAACGAAGAGACCCCTTTTACGTCTGCTTGTATTATCGTAGATAATGTGGGACTTCCACCTGGAAAATGACAATGCTTTGTCAGTTTTAAATACAGGCAGTGAAGGCATTATTGCAAATGAGAGGAATGGCATGAGTTAGTGGTCCTGACTTAGTAACATCGAAAAGTTGGCAATGACCTGTTTTCATAAcgcatataataatataataatgtgaaGCTCATTTATAGTGGCTCATTTTTCTGGTTGTTACACTAGCCAGACTACAAGTGTTTCAAATTTTACTTCAAATGTTTAAGCAACTTTTAGTCAtacatttaaagcaacaccaaagcacttttactctttggtccccctacagttTGGAAGCGGAACTGTCCATTACTGCTGTCTCATTCGAACTGAGgatccgctacccgatctggcaaactagCATAGTTATAGCCCATAGAAAGCTGCAAAACAAATGCAGAAGGGCTGTTCACCCTGTTacaagttgatgaaccactgaaaccattttggaaacattatttgaaggtacaaaaagttctctagtgttgctttaaggaAAGACAATGATAGCACTCACATGTCTGAATGTAGCTAGGCTATAGCCAGCAACCagttaacttagcttagcatgaagaccgGAAACAGAGGGAAGCAGCTAGCTAACATGTaaaatctggtttatttaatcaatacagaaacaaaatacataTGTTAATATAAATACTATGGTAGTTAGTGAGTTTTACAGGACCTGCTACAGTATAGCTAGGTGGATTTTGTCACCTTTGatggagccaggctagctgtttccacctgtttccagtCTAAATGATAGGCTTAACTAACCTGCTGTTGGCCATGTACACTAATTGTAGCCTTGTTATGTTATGCTTTTTAAAAGAGGATTTTTAAGGAATCATGATTGCAGTATGTTATTCAGtataatgtttaaaatatcATCTTTCTTGATAAGCTTGCAAACCAGGACATTGCATCAAATCTATGGGTCCTCAGTGGTGTCAACAGATGAAGTGTTTTGGATGTGTTTGTTGGAGTCTGTTGTGGTAACGTGTCATATCTGTCTTTATCGAAGCTCCACTGAACAGTTTCTATAAATACCTACACTAAGTGGCAGGAATTTTGCAGCTAGGAGACCCTGCCATCTGAGGCCTCAGCTGATTTTCCACTCTAACAATGTAACAAGCTGTGCTAAAGCTTCAGCCAAGGTAATACTTCATTTTCTTCtctaagataaaaaaaagaaaatcagatgTATCAATTTCctttacagtaaaagaaaaaaaatgtttttagatgAGATAAACATGATGCTCTCTTATTTGTTTGTCTCgtctttctatctttctttctctctctctgtatcagCTTATCTTCCTTTTCAAGGTTATACCGCTTGACCGGCTTCTCTGACATTAATATTGGCTACATTTTGGCTTTTCTGTATCTCTGTCTTTGGCTGTAATTGGCATTGTGATCAGACCACAGTGCCGGCTGGTGGTAAGCCGTCTTTTGCATGCCTACCCCAGTGTAGAGACAGAACATACCATGACTCAGACACAACTGACTCTGTGTCACCCTCATCTAAATTAACTGTCTAGTTGTTCAGTTTGCACGTAGGTGCCCTCAATGCAGTTTTGCATTAAGTACGTTGCTTGACTGCTTGCGGAGGAGGAATGCTCTTCAACACAGTTTTAAGTAATCCAGCTTCAATCTGATATAGCATTTAGGGGACAATCACTGTTAATAAgattgaaaatatgtttttttgtagaaTAAATCCATCCACTCACCCGTTTCAGGCTGCAGGCGCTGCTGTTGCGAATGGACTCCATCAGCTGGTCGTGGGCTGACCTCATTGGCGTGGACGGCCTGCTGTGCTCCTCCCCTCGCCTCTCCACCGACACAGGCTTCAACATGTTCTTGAGCTCCTTCAAGATGCTACTCGTCTCTTCTTTCCCCGACTCCTTCCCCTTCTTGCCCTTCTTACCTTTTGTCTTTCTCACCTTCTTGCTGCTTGCCTCGTGTGCCTTGATGACCTCCGCAATCATCCTGGTGGGCTTCTTCTCCCGCTGCAGGGAAGGTGGCAAtgggggaggaggtgggggaggaggaggtggtggagggggaggaggtggTGCAGGAGGAGTATGTTTTTTAGCCACGTCACTCCGGGGAAGTTTGGGTGAGGACCAAGGTGAGGCTCTGGGTGAGCTGTAAGGTGATGAACTAGGAGTTCCTTTctagagacagaaagaggaaaatTGATGATTACAAATGCATTTAGAACTAGAAAAGACTAGCAGGTATGAACACCAAGCATGGTAAAATGTCATAAATTTTGTTTGCATGTGAGATGTATAGGAATTGCAAATCGGACTTAAGCACTCAAAGTAGTTGAAGCGTCAGTTAAAGCACTAAAGTGTGTGCAGTGCCAGTTCAAACGTAAAGACTTTTGAAGGTGTAATCAATGAAAGCATGTTTTTAATCATTCAAAGTGTAACTTTAACTGTAAATGATTAGAtaagattagattcaactttattgtcataacacatgtacaggtacaaggcaacaaaatgcagtttgggtctaaccagaagtgcaatagcagtaagtgcaggatatacaatggtttcataagtgcaggatggatatgtactgaataaatataaaaatgaatactattataaacagaattttacagatagatttgtcctatgaatataatatatagataacaagtattatTAACAAGATTTACAAGttaatatgtactatgaatatatatacagatggctattaatataaacagaatctttacagatagatagatatatataataagttaggctaaaatgagcagtataacaatggagTTGAAGGTagtaaaaataaagtttgggcagagactatccaaattaaagtgcagtggaaagtaattacATGTCACAGTTAAAATACGGTAttgcagatgtaaatgtaaacaattggtactgtgaatgaacagtcagcagtgcaaattgaaataccagtcaaggtaagtagtgcttgatacaaataaaatgacacAAATAAACTGAAATTTGGAGCACCAGAGATCCAAAGTGTGTGCACTGTAAACAGTTGAAGTGACAGTTTGTATGCAAACAACTGAAAGTAAGCACTGAATGTACGCCTACCATACATAACCAGTCCACCTTTTGTCAAAGTTGCATATCATTAGCATATAGCTTGTTAGCTGAAGAGTTTGTCAGTGTTCGTCACAGAGATGTAGACAATGAAAACCGTAATGCAAAAGGACAATCCTATTTTACTACCCATCTTCTCATAAAGGAGCAAAGTTACATACCAGTGCAGTGGTTCTGGGGTTAACAGCTCCGTCTGGCCCTCCCTGttggctctgctgctgctgtttctgcTCCTGCAGCCGTTTCTGTCTCTTGCGGTCCTGGTTCCTGGTGAGGATTCCCGTCATGCTCATTCTGGGACCAGGCAGGTTAAACTGATAGCCCAGCTTGATTAAAGTGTAGTTTTCCCTCAGTACCTTAACCATCTCCATCTCTACCTGTGGGGGGGAAGTTGTTACACCTGGTTACACCATGCATATGCACATAGACAAGAACAACTGCTAACCAGAGATTGGTTGCTTAGTGAAGATTTGTTTGATTGAGACAAAATGGAAAGTGAGTGAGAAGTGACTGACCTGTCCTCCACACATGTGTCTCTGATTGTGGAACCGAAGCTCAGTCAGGGTGTTGTTTCCAGGAAGTGCTTGAACCAGCGCCATCACACCCTTTCCAGTCACATAGTTGGACTCTATATTCAGACTAGTGATGGACGAGTTCTCCCTCAGCATTTTAGCAATGGCCAGAGCCACAGGGTCGTTGGCCCGGGTGTTGGCGAGGCTTAAGACCCGCACGTGTGTATTGGACCTCAGTGCTTCAGCAAATCGGATTAGGGTTTCCTATAAAGTAAATCATAACATTCTCAGCAAAAACGCATATAGACAGAGACAGTTTAGAGCTGAGACGCCGCAACTCAGAGGAATTTTTCTGTATCTGTGTCACGTGGGTTTCACCACTGCCTGCCATATCTCTTTAGGAGACTTCCACCAGGTAGGTCCTAAGTATTGATTCCAATGGGAGAAGTGAACATAAACAGAGATTATGACTGATTATTTTGCCCTGTAATCACTCAAAAAAAATATTGGACCAAATTTTCAGAAGCCCCATGTCCCCTTAAACATGTTTGcaacctgtttctgtctcagcAACAAAGTCAAGTAATTTTTGTAGTGCTAAAAATGGCTTTTAGCTGTGTAAATATGTTATGTCAGCAgaagataaatataaatatgtgctgcatataacttttcatccatccacatgACGTTCACAACACTTAAAAATGAGGCCACACCCACTTAGGAGACAGAAAGTGTTTCGTACCTTTGGGGCAGCATGTAATGTGCTGTCTTTAGTTATAGAGAATCTTTGACATAGAATGTCATTTGACCTGTATTGCAACAACAAAGATATACCACACTGAgctgtaaaatgtgtttaatggtGAAATGGTAGTTTAAGGACTATTGGGAAATACTTTTCACTTCAGCCCCTGCCCCTACCACCACCACGTCAGAGCATCCCTGAAGACATTTAACACTTCAGTAAGACCAGTGTTTACCAAGTCAACACAAAGGTCATCCTCTTGCCACTCCaccacaataataaaaaaatacctATTAGCTACTACTTGCCATTGAGTAAACCACAAGAAGAAAtaaaccatgtttttgttgattttcagtCATAAAAAGTGGTTGGGCCAAACATGTAACTATGCCCTTCATTAGATAACTATGGCAAGACGTCTGGTTCTAGAAATGAGATGGAATACAATCAAAAGTTACTCAACAGTAAAGAGCAGGGTGCTAGTAAGCACATCTTCCTCTGACCAAACTCAAACCACACATCAAAACTGATACCTAATTTTAATCGACTATTTTGATGAAATAGGGAAACCttgatgaaagcctttttttAACCTTGATCCAGAAGGTAACTGCATTTACACCTATAACTGACAAACCTTTAAAGATATAGTGCGTAGTTTGACGCAAGCATTCGATGATCGCGCGCCACCCCCACCcttcctccacgcagttgctagtagccaaggaggacacagaggattaaaaaacatgatggactcttcacaagaggtaattatcttcactcaagcttcTGTTACCAGACTTCACCATTTTCTAAACATACTGCAGCCATACTGAGAACTACAGAGAGAGTTCTGTGGAGCTGACATACTTAACTaactttgtatcaactcatttggtaaTGGCTTTAGTGTAACAGACGCATATTCATATTAAATATTCGCGCACTTTAGTTTTAACAGTGTCTGCCTTCGTACCTGTGAGATATCGTCAATGTTGTTGAGATTAACCTCTGTGAGTTCAGGGTCGTCACTAAGAGCTTGTTGGAGAGCTTCGTCGACAACTGTTGGGTTTCCGGTCGCGTTGGGGTCTGCAGGTGTAGGGGGAGGAGTCAGTCTCGTAGGCTCCACCCTCTGCGGCTTCAGTAGCATCAGGTTTTTGGCCTGTGACATTAAAGCCCCAGAATCCTTTAAGGGTTCAGGTTTTAATTTATTATCttgttcctcctcctcctcctctttctcctcctgctcctcctcctcctgatcTTCTTCCTCCGGTGTTAAAACTTCCTCAtcttcctcactctcttcttcctcctcttcctcttcctcttcctcttcatttATGTCTTCTTTCTGCTTTTGTGTTTCGTgctttttctgttctttctcATTTTCAACATCTTTTTCGTCCTCTGCTCCGCTGTTTTCTTCTGTCACacactcctcctcttcttcttcatcctgtattttgattaaaaaatgattCAGTGAAAAGCAATGCTGCaattaaaagtatttgttttcttaGCTAAGTTAGCTAAGCTAAGTTAATGCAGATGGCCTTCAGGCAACTGTGGAATAGGGGGTAATTGGTTGTGATTTTCCTTTTAGTACTTTAAATTACTAACTTTTTTAAAGCAATCTGTTTTAAGTTATGTTTGATAACACTTCAAACTAGCTGNNNNNNNNNNCatgtacattttacaaatgCCAAGCAAATCTAATTAAATATCATTAATAACCTGTTTGGGGCTTCCTCCACCTATCTCATCCTCCAGCAATCTCTGTGTCTCCTTTTCCCAATACTTCATGAGAGCCTCTCTGCTGAAGGTGCCTGTCGGGGTTTTGTCCGTCTGGTCTCTCTGTCTAAGTCCTATGGGCACATTGGCGTCAGGATCAATGTCCACCAGCTCCTTTTCCAACTCAGCCAGCTCTTCAGGGCTGAGGGAAGCCAGGAGCTCGTCCTCATCGACATCTTCATACTTACTCAACTCTCGGCGGTACCCAAAATAGCTCATGGCCAAAGTGCAATTAGCACAGACCGGTCAGAATGACTTTAAACAACCACAGAAAGACCAGTTCTTGAGTTGCATGTGATTCAGTCTGGACCTCAAAATGAAGTAGGTGTGTGGGTGTAGAGGTTCCAGCAAAAAGACAAAGTCCACCGTGAGGTTGCTGGAGATCCACGGACATGAGGGGCCCAGTTGAGGTGATCCTAGATGGATGAAGGTGTTGGGACGCACTCACTCCAGTCTGAACCAGATCTATCCTGGCTGGCCGTGTTGCtgggagtgtgtgagtgtttgttggtgtcctctcctctctaatCTCGCCAGCTGCTCTTTGGGCCTTAAGAGAGGGATCAGAAGGGAACGTACCCAAGTGTTGACCCCATGATGCAGCGTCTTTTTTGGGAGGCACCGCTCTGAGAGACAGAGCCACAAAAAGCATGTGAGCTCAGAGACTGTGACCTGTCAACGTGGAAGTCTGTCACCATGGCATGAGAGGCTTTGTTCATGGCCAAAAAAGACCAACTGGACTCAACAGAATAGAACTAGAAAGATAAACAGACGCCAAAAAAGCTCGATCTCTGAATGGCCATCAGCTAAGAGGTGTCGGCACGTCCTCTGTCATTGTTGTCAGTTGATTTATATAGTTTTAAATCTACCATAACATGGTGGAGATCCATTTCGGCAGGGACAAAGACGATAGTTTAGGGCTGATAGTTGTATGGatgtgttttgatttattttgcaaTAGATATGTGAGTTCAGGACTTTAAAGATTGGAACTGGAAGTTATAGAACCTGCAATGAGGTTATGCCCACATctctcacatacagtacatacacacccCTAAACCAACACGACCAGTTCATCATCGTCACTCCAAAACGCCACTCCAAGATCTTCATTCTGGGAGAGAACATAAT
Protein-coding regions in this window:
- the lmod2b gene encoding leiomodin-2, whose product is MSYFGYRRELSKYEDVDEDELLASLSPEELAELEKELVDIDPDANVPIGLRQRDQTDKTPTGTFSREALMKYWEKETQRLLEDEIGGGSPKQDEEEEEECVTEENSGAEDEKDVENEKEQKKHETQKQKEDINEEEEEEEEEEEESEEDEEVLTPEEEDQEEEEQEEKEEEEEEQDNKLKPEPLKDSGALMSQAKNLMLLKPQRVEPTRLTPPPTPADPNATGNPTVVDEALQQALSDDPELTEVNLNNIDDISQETLIRFAEALRSNTHVRVLSLANTRANDPVALAIAKMLRENSSITSLNIESNYVTGKGVMALVQALPGNNTLTELRFHNQRHMCGGQVEMEMVKVLRENYTLIKLGYQFNLPGPRMSMTGILTRNQDRKRQKRLQEQKQQQQSQQGGPDGAVNPRTTALKGTPSSSPYSSPRASPWSSPKLPRSDVAKKHTPPAPPPPPPPPPPPPPPPPLPPSLQREKKPTRMIAEVIKAHEASSKKVRKTKGKKGKKGKESGKEETSSILKELKNMLKPVSVERRGEEHSRPSTPMRSAHDQLMESIRNSSACSLKRVEVPHYLR